The Endozoicomonas montiporae CL-33 genome contains a region encoding:
- a CDS encoding IS630 family transposase, which produces MPKIILTDQQKAALESRHKKSQDARECDRIKAVLLRSEGWTPSSIAQALRKSEFTICRHLDDYLKKEKLKPDNGGSESYLNDEQTRQLIEHISEHTYAHTHQIVAYISDRWDIKYTVSGLNKWLHQKGFTYKKPKGVPHKTDADKQAEFVKHYDALKASLPEDEVLLFMDAVHPTQATKITSRWIRKGVDKIINTTGSRTRLNIVGAIELNNLSAAVFDQFKTVNGEAIIKFFRTVRASYASMTVIHMVLDGAGYHRSKEVVEEAEKLGIKLHYLPPYSPNLNPIERLWKVMNEYARNNEYFAKAKEFREKINHFLDVTLPEIGASLVSRINDNFQRLNPAS; this is translated from the coding sequence ATGCCCAAAATCATCCTGACTGATCAGCAAAAAGCAGCTCTGGAATCCCGCCATAAAAAGTCGCAGGATGCCCGAGAGTGTGACCGTATAAAAGCAGTTTTGCTCAGATCTGAAGGTTGGACTCCGTCTTCTATCGCACAAGCCTTGAGAAAAAGTGAATTCACTATTTGTCGCCACCTTGATGACTATCTGAAAAAGGAAAAACTAAAGCCTGACAACGGTGGTAGCGAAAGCTATTTGAATGATGAACAAACCCGGCAGCTAATCGAGCATATTTCTGAACACACCTATGCTCATACGCATCAGATCGTCGCCTACATTTCTGATCGCTGGGACATCAAATACACCGTATCAGGTCTGAACAAGTGGCTGCATCAGAAAGGCTTTACCTATAAAAAACCAAAAGGCGTTCCGCACAAGACTGATGCTGACAAACAAGCTGAATTTGTCAAACACTATGATGCCCTGAAGGCCTCATTACCAGAGGATGAAGTGTTGCTGTTCATGGATGCAGTTCATCCAACACAGGCCACCAAAATCACTTCAAGATGGATTCGCAAAGGGGTTGATAAGATCATCAACACGACGGGGAGCCGTACCCGATTAAACATTGTTGGCGCCATTGAACTGAACAATCTATCTGCCGCTGTTTTCGATCAGTTCAAGACCGTCAACGGCGAAGCGATTATCAAGTTTTTCAGAACAGTTCGGGCATCCTACGCATCCATGACAGTCATCCATATGGTGCTTGACGGTGCTGGTTATCATCGTTCAAAAGAGGTGGTAGAGGAGGCGGAAAAATTGGGGATAAAACTACATTACCTACCACCTTACAGCCCAAATCTGAACCCGATTGAGCGATTATGGAAGGTGATGAATGAATATGCTCGGAATAATGAATACTTTGCCAAGGCTAAAGAATTTCGAGAAAAGATTAATCATTTTCTGGACGTTACGTTACCTGAAATTGGTGCTTCGTTAGTCAGCAGAATTAACGATAATTTTCAGAGGCTAAATCCTGCATCTTGA